From a region of the Janthinobacterium sp. 61 genome:
- a CDS encoding LysR substrate-binding domain-containing protein — protein MRFDLVDLQLFVNVVEAGSLTAGAARSHLALASSSARVRGMEEMLGMPLLLRGRRGVEPTPVGQTLLHHARLVLLQMEKMRGELGEFARGLKGQLRLLCNTAALSEFLPEALGAFLDRHPNLTIDLEERLSYDIVKAVSEGLADMGIVSDSVDMRGLQTFLFRPDRLVVIAAADGVHHRALGQDGVVAFSTLLDHDFIGLADDSAMQQYLGMHAARLGRPLKVRVRLRSFDAVCRMVASGVGISVVPLAAASRCQQTMALRCLELSDPWSVRNLTICVRQFSELPLYARQLIDHLKA, from the coding sequence ATGCGTTTTGATCTGGTCGATTTGCAGCTGTTTGTCAACGTGGTGGAGGCGGGCAGCCTGACGGCGGGGGCTGCGCGCAGCCACCTGGCGCTGGCCTCAAGCAGCGCGCGCGTGCGCGGCATGGAAGAGATGCTGGGCATGCCCCTGCTGCTGCGCGGGCGGCGTGGCGTTGAGCCGACACCGGTAGGGCAGACCTTGCTGCATCACGCGCGCCTGGTACTGCTGCAAATGGAGAAAATGCGCGGCGAGTTAGGTGAATTTGCGCGCGGCTTGAAAGGACAGTTGCGGCTGCTATGCAATACGGCGGCGCTCAGCGAATTTTTGCCTGAGGCACTCGGTGCTTTTCTCGACCGCCATCCGAACCTGACCATCGACCTGGAGGAGCGCCTCAGTTACGATATCGTCAAAGCCGTTTCGGAAGGGCTGGCCGACATGGGCATCGTGTCCGACTCGGTCGACATGCGCGGCTTGCAGACGTTTTTGTTCCGCCCCGACCGTTTAGTCGTCATCGCGGCAGCCGACGGCGTGCATCACCGCGCGCTCGGCCAGGATGGCGTCGTCGCGTTCTCCACGCTGCTGGATCACGATTTCATCGGCCTGGCCGATGACAGCGCGATGCAGCAGTACCTTGGCATGCATGCGGCGCGCCTGGGTCGTCCGTTGAAGGTGCGCGTGCGCCTGCGCAGTTTCGATGCCGTGTGCCGCATGGTCGCCAGCGGCGTGGGCATCAGCGTGGTGCCGCTGGCGGCGGCCAGCCGCTGCCAGCAGACGATGGCGCTGCGCTGCCTGGAATTATCCGATCCCTGGTCGGTACGCAATCTGACGATTTGCGTACGCCAGTTCAGTGAATTACCCCTGTACGCGCGCCAGTTGATCGATCATCTGAAGGCGTAA